Proteins encoded within one genomic window of Callithrix jacchus isolate 240 chromosome 11, calJac240_pri, whole genome shotgun sequence:
- the CNPY1 gene encoding protein canopy homolog 1 isoform X4: MNDYKLEEDPVTKERTFKRFAPRKGDKIYQEFKKFHFYSDAYRPLKFACETIMEEYEDEIFSLIAHEAHYLADKLCREKSDLCEASANHSEL, from the exons ATGAACGACTACAAGCTCGAGGAAGACCCTGTGACGAAGGAGAGAACGTTCAAGAGATTTGCTCCTCGGAAAGGAGACAAAATAtaccaagaatttaaaaaattccatttttattctgaTGCTTACAGACCTTTGAAATTTGCG TGTGAAACTATAATGGAAGAGTACGAAGATGAAATATTCTCGCTTATCGCCCACGAGGCACACTATCTGGCTGACAAGCTGTGCAGAGAAAAATCAG atctgtgtGAAGCTTCTGCTAATCACTCTGAGCTCTAG
- the CNPY1 gene encoding protein canopy homolog 1 isoform X3, which produces METGDINTAETEFICDAGPFTAIPLAQSEAFLTDLLEKVCERMNDYKLEEDPVTKERTFKRFAPRKGDKIYQEFKKFHFYSDAYRPLKFACETIMEEYEDEIFSLIAHEAHYLADKLCREKSDLCEASANHSEL; this is translated from the exons ATGGAGACTGGAGATATCAACACCGCAGAAACCGAGTTCATTTGTGATGCAGGCCCTTTCACTGCG ATCCCCCTAGCCCAGTCGGAGGCGTTCCTAACGGACCTTTTGGAGAAAGTCTGTGAGCGAATGAACGACTACAAGCTCGAGGAAGACCCTGTGACGAAGGAGAGAACGTTCAAGAGATTTGCTCCTCGGAAAGGAGACAAAATAtaccaagaatttaaaaaattccatttttattctgaTGCTTACAGACCTTTGAAATTTGCG TGTGAAACTATAATGGAAGAGTACGAAGATGAAATATTCTCGCTTATCGCCCACGAGGCACACTATCTGGCTGACAAGCTGTGCAGAGAAAAATCAG atctgtgtGAAGCTTCTGCTAATCACTCTGAGCTCTAG